One stretch of Harmonia axyridis chromosome 1, icHarAxyr1.1, whole genome shotgun sequence DNA includes these proteins:
- the LOC123670955 gene encoding zinc finger Y-chromosomal protein 2-like, which translates to MESIQHPIEDKTNISFSESIHVFKTEGSLETFKAEIENLDIVEEFIDESQIKVNNTGAFIIKIENEVDSNDTSEQSVPHAVQIMKENEEKESLETFKVKIEDLDIVEEFIDESQIHKEQAIITKIENEVDSNNTCEQSVPCAIQMREESEEKKNCLFNAKRVTSWKTIIASKQQDCHLCEFSSKNKYELNYHINTIHLKPFKCDICDYATNIKYSLRLHMESVHSSSSHKCHLCDFITTHKNYLKSHIDHVHINLKQYKCDFCDYASSRNHDIKKHINTVHSNDKPHKCHLCDFASNHKHYLKLHVKSVHLDLKLHKCGLCNYAGNSKYVIKRHVDSAHSNKKPHKCNLCEFASSHKSYLKIHIDGVHSDLKKYKCNLCDNSFKWKSSLKYHLDSVHFMSKEQMKSK; encoded by the exons ATGGAATCTATACAACATCCCATCGAagacaaaacaaatatttcatttagtgAATC CATTCATGTTTTCAAAACGGAAGGGAGTCTTGAAACATTCAAGGCTGAGAttgaaaatttggatattgttgaagaatttattgatgAAAGTCAAATAAAAGTCAATAACACAGGAGCCTttataatcaaaattgaaaatgaagttgattCTAATGATACATCTGAACAAAGTGTTCCTCACGCCGttcaaataatgaaagaaaatgaagaaaaagaaagtCTTGAAACATTTAAGGTTAAGATTGAAGATTTGGATATtgttgaagaatttattgatgAAAGTCAAATTCATAAGGAGCAAGCAATCATAACCAAAATTGAGAATGAAGTTGATTCTAATAACACATGTGAACAAAGTGTTCCTTGCGCCATTCAAATGAGAGAAGAgagtgaagaaaaaaaaaattgtctattCAATGCAAAACGAGTTACTAGCTGGAAAACTATTATTGCTTCAAAGCAACAAGACTGTCATCTTTGTGAGTTCTcttctaaaaataaatatgagCTCAATTATCATATAAATACTATTCATTTGAAGCCATTCAAGTGTGATATATGTGATTATGCTACTAATATAAAATATAGTCTCAGACTTCATATGGAATCTGTTCATTCTTCAAGTTCACATAAATGTCATTTATGTGATTTTATTACTACCCATAAGAATTACCTCAAATCACATATAGATCATGTTCATAtaaatttgaaacaatataaatgTGATTTCTGTGATTATGCTTCAAGTCGTAATCATGacataaaaaaacatataaatactGTTCATTCCAATGATAAGCCACACAAGTGTCATTTATGTGATTTTGCTTCTAATCATAAGCATTATCTCAAATTGCATGTAAAGTCTGTTCATTTAGATTTAAAGCTACATAAATGTGGTTTATGTAATTATGCCGGAAATAGTAAATATGTCATCAAAAGACATGTAGATTCTGCTCATTCCAATAAGAAACCTCATAAGTGTAATTTATGTGAATTTGCTTCCAGTCATAAGTCTTATCTGAAAATACATATAGATGGTGTTCATTCagatttgaagaaatataaatgTAATTTATGtgataattcattcaaatggaAATCTTCCCTTAAATATCATTtagattctgttcattttaTGTCAAAGGAACAAATGAAATCCAAGTGA
- the LOC123670956 gene encoding zinc finger Y-chromosomal protein 1-like, which produces MESALLPIEEKPNISFSESNKVFKEEVSCEPYEVETGQLDDIKEFTDESQIYNSGVFIVKNESNVNSNGSSEQSFLDTVEMKENSEVHSNIKPQIYNICDYVSNLKDVLKCSDESVHSNEEQHKCNLCDFTTNEKDLLKLHIDSVHLNLKQHKCDLCDYMTSRKYNIKSHINSVHFNKKAHKCHLCDFASNHKFHLKSHIDSVHLNLKRHKCDLCDFATNEKYLIQSHIDSVHLNLKKYKCDFCDYAASRKSCVKSHVDSVHLNLKHHKCDLCDYATSRKYNIKLHVDSVHLNSRSHKCDLCDFTSNYKPHLKIHIDSVHFNLKRHKCDICDSTFNRKSQLTRHLESAHDKLKQQVKLKSD; this is translated from the exons ATGGAATCTGCCCTACTTCCTATTGAAGagaaaccaaatatatcatttaGTGAATC taacaaagttttCAAAGAAGAAGTAAGTTGTGAACCATATGAAGTTGAGACTGGTCAATTGGATGATATCAAAGAATTTACTGATGAGAGTCAAATTTATAACAGTGGAGTATTCATAGTCAAAAATGAGAGCAATGTTAATTCCAATGGCTCATCTGAACAAAGTTTTCTTGACACAGTTGAAATGAAGGAAAACAGTGAAgttcattcaaatattaaacCACAAATATATAATATTTGTGATTATGTTTCTAATCTGAAGGACGTTCTCAAATGCAGTGACGAATCTGTTCATTCTAATGAAGAGCAACATAAGTGTAATTTATGTGATTTCACTACCAATGAAAAGGATCTTCTCAAATTacatatagattctgttcatttgaatttgaaacaaCATAAATGTGATTTATGTGATTATATGACAAGTcgcaaatataatataaaatcgCATATAAATTCTGTTCATTTCAATAAGAAAGCACATAAATGTCATTTATGTGATTTTGCTTCTAATCATAAGTTTCACCTCAAATCACATATAGATTCTgtacatttgaatttgaaacgaCATAAATGTGATTTATGTGATTTCGCTACAAATGAGAAATATCTCATCCAATCACATATTgattctgttcatttaaatttgaaaaaatataaatgtgaTTTCTGTGATTATGCTGCAAGTCGTAAATCTTGCGTTAAATCACATGTAGATtccgttcatttaaatttgaaacatcATAAATGTGAtttatgtgattatgctacaaGTCGTAAATATAACATCAAATTACATgtagattctgttcatttgaattcgaGGTCACATAAGTGTGATTTATGTGATTTTACTTCAAATTATAAACCCCATCTTAAAATacatatagattctgttcatttcaatttgaagcGACATAAATGTGATATATGTGATAGTACTTTCAATAGAAAATCACAACTTACTCGTCATTTAGAGTCTGCTCATGATAAGTTAAAGCAACAAGTAAAACTTAAGTCAGATTAA